The genomic segment ATACCAATCACAAACTTCTCTAACGCTTTGTCCACTATCATTCATATATGTTTGTGGCTTAACTAGAACAATTTTTTTACCTGAAACTACAACTTCACTTACCAATGCTTTAAACCTTGCCTTCTCTACAGGCATACCATAATCCTGCCTTAGTGCATCCACCACACAAAAGCCCATATTATGCCTTGTCAGTTTATATTCATCTCCTGGGTTCCCTAGCCCCACTACTATAAATATCTCCATAAAACTTCCTTCTTCTTGTAATATGTCCTTGCTCATATATTAAAACCAATTTTTTTAGTTCAAAAAAATTGCCCAAATCTATCAGGCAAACTAAACCAATAAAAGCGATCCATCCTATCTTACAAAATAAATAATATATAAAGACCATGCACCTCACACTCGACTTTTTTACCAGGCGAAAGCAATGTAGCCAGCTCAAACTGGGCACCCCTACACCACATGAAATTTCATACTTACCGCTGCTTTCTTCCGAACCTGACGGGGTTCATATGTTCCCATTGACGTAGGCTCCAATCTTCAACACCGCTTGCACGCAAACAAGCACCAGCAAGAAAAGCCTCATGTAAGGAATTAAATCCTGCTACAGCGGACTGCAGGTACAAGGCACCGCTACCTCCCCATCTAGCATGGTCAAACTTAAGACCAAACAACATAGGACTAACTCCCAACGGAGACCATTCTATCACACAATTTTGCTATTTGCAATATCTATTTTAAAAAAATAACAAAAAATTCCCATCCCAAATTTTAGTATTTTTTACTATGTTATTCTCTTTTAACCTTAAAAAATATACCGATTCAAAAAACAGATTTTTTTATAAATACACCAATTGAAAATCAGAAAATTAAGGAGGAAGTACAAATGAACTCGAGAAAACGTACAAACGGGACTGGATCTGCCGTATATTTAGGCGATAAAAGGAAAAATCCCTGGGGCGCAAGAATTACCTTAGGCTGGGACATTTCAGGACATGTCATAAGACATTTCTTAGGATTTTTCCCGAATAAGCTAGACGCACTTCTTTGTTTACAAGACTACCATAACAATCCCAAGCAAATATATATACCTGAAGATAAATATAATAGGATCAAATTTATAGCAACCTCAGTTGTCTCCCCTATCATTCCCACAAAGAACAAGCGCTCTAAAATACTAAAAGAATCAATTTCTAAAAAATATTATACTTTTTGGAAGATATATGAAGAGTTTTCTGCCATTAAGTTCCCTACCGAAGAGGAAAAGAAGCAAGAAAAGGCACGAAATATCAAAGTCCTAGGTAAATTTAGCTATGGTCATGCTAGACATTTGCGTTCTGCGGGGCTTTACGCATCACAATTACACGACTTCGTGTATGCAGAACTAAAAACATCTCATTTCCAAACTATAATAAATAAAGCTGCCAAGGAAGGATATTCTCATCGTTTTTGTGAATATCTAATTACGCTGTTTAAGAACTTAGACCAATATGCTATCCAAGAAGCCATTATATCAACGGGATTTTCCAAGTATCTAACCAATCCTGCCCTACAAGGGAAAAGAAAAGTCAAAACTATCTTTAGCGCACAGGAAATTATCGCTCTACACGAATATACCCCTAAAACCTCGATCCAGGAACTCTGTCGAGATCTATTTATTTTTGCTTTATATACGGGATGTCGTCCCAATGAAATTTTCTTTACAAAAACTGTAAATATACATCTAGAAGAGAAATATTTTATTACAGGTTCTAAAACACTTGCTGGGAAAAATAGGGAAATTCCTATTCATCCTGAAGCTGCAAAAATAATAGAAAAATACTATATTCCAACAAACGAGTTTTTGTTCATGCATAATAGAAAAGTCATAAGCCCAGACTCCTTTATCCTACACTTCAGGAATTTTTTTGCAAGCGATCCTAGGATGGGCAAACATACTATGCACGAATGTAGACATACCTTTAGAACTGAGCTAGAACGACTAAATATAAAACAAGTCACAATAAATGCAATTCTGGGACATAAAAACAACGATGTTGGTCTTGATGTGTACACTCATGTAACACTAGAAGATAAAATATCTGCAGTAAGCTTAATTGACTATAAAACAAATCCAAATCTCATTCTATTTAATAAAGATGATCATCTTTAAGTTTTTGTGTATTGTAGCCTTTTTGTGGCCCACGAACTATGCTTTGTCTCATATATCATTAGTATATGCGAAATATTTGTGAC from the Clostridiales bacterium genome contains:
- a CDS encoding aminoacyl-tRNA hydrolase, encoding MEIFIVVGLGNPGDEYKLTRHNMGFCVVDALRQDYGMPVEKARFKALVSEVVVSGKKIVLVKPQTYMNDSGQSVREVCDWYKIPYDNLIIVYDDIDIEWKKLRVRPSGSAGSHNGLKSVVSMLNNQNFLRVRVGIGKPPENWDLVNYVLGKF
- a CDS encoding tyrosine-type recombinase/integrase, coding for MNSRKRTNGTGSAVYLGDKRKNPWGARITLGWDISGHVIRHFLGFFPNKLDALLCLQDYHNNPKQIYIPEDKYNRIKFIATSVVSPIIPTKNKRSKILKESISKKYYTFWKIYEEFSAIKFPTEEEKKQEKARNIKVLGKFSYGHARHLRSAGLYASQLHDFVYAELKTSHFQTIINKAAKEGYSHRFCEYLITLFKNLDQYAIQEAIISTGFSKYLTNPALQGKRKVKTIFSAQEIIALHEYTPKTSIQELCRDLFIFALYTGCRPNEIFFTKTVNIHLEEKYFITGSKTLAGKNREIPIHPEAAKIIEKYYIPTNEFLFMHNRKVISPDSFILHFRNFFASDPRMGKHTMHECRHTFRTELERLNIKQVTINAILGHKNNDVGLDVYTHVTLEDKISAVSLIDYKTNPNLILFNKDDHL